A window from Zingiber officinale cultivar Zhangliang chromosome 7A, Zo_v1.1, whole genome shotgun sequence encodes these proteins:
- the LOC122000362 gene encoding probable inactive receptor kinase At1g48480: protein MRSLLLFLLFSSSLFGGAAPDDLASDRAALLAFRAAVFRDNHRWNTSDPSPCAWDGVTCSDNRVTELRLPGADLFGQIPHGTLGNLTALTAVSLRYNLLYGTLQQDFAALVNLRLLHLQNNRFSGEIPPPIFALRQLVRLNLGGNLFHGVIPQDFNKLTNLYALLLDRNRLSGEIPDLRYPNLFLFNVSFNHLNGSIPSSLRGIPASSFIGNSLCGGPLAACPGDNSNLVAPALSPLGYTHISNKSGGKKKLSAGEISGFSIGAAVGFLILLLLLTVLCFRARKEGEAKPKEVRKLQPEAEMALRGRRDTPDKKTELPSVASSPLPVSGGANGVGRKLVFTGKVQRIYDLQDLLRASAEVLGKGTSGTTYKAMLEMGMVVAVKRLRDVSLSEKEFRERMDAIGAMDHPNLVALQAYYYSKDEKLLVYEVVPNGSLSSLLHGNKVSGREPLDWETRLEIALRSARGIEFIHLKGSGFSHGNIKSSNIILTKTYDACVSDFGLSSLGSVPMPDQRSVGYRAPEVTDVRKVSQKADVYSFGVLLMELLTAKSPTQTPHSDDSVDLPTWVQSVAAVNWRTEVFDVELLRDEKAEEAMMQLMQLAVDCAALVPNHRPSMSEVVARIEEIP, encoded by the exons ATGAGGTCGCtccttctcttccttctcttttcgTCATCGTTGTTCGGCGGCGCAGCGCCGGACGATCTCGCATCCGATCGTGCTGCGCTCCTAGCCTTCCGAGCTGCCGTATTCAGAGACAACCACCGGTGGAACACTTCTGACCCCTCTCCGTGTGCCTGGGACGGAGTCACCTGCTCCGATAACCGCGTCACCGAGCTCCGCCTCCCCGGCGCTGACCTCTTCGGCCAAATCCCACACGGAACGCTGGGTAATCTCACAGCTCTCACAGCCGTCAGCTTACGTTACAACCTTCTCTATGGAACTCTCCAGCAAGACTTCGCCGCGCTCGTCAATCTACGCTTGCTTCATCTCCAGAACAACCGCTTCTCCGGCGAGATCCCTCCTCCCATCTTCGCTCTTCGTCAGCTCGTCCGCCTTAACCTGGGGGGAAACTTATTTCATGGCGTAATACCTCAGGATTTCAACAAACTTACCAACCTCTATGCGCTGCTTCTTGACCGCAACCGGCTGTCCGGCGAGATCCCTGATCTCCGGTACCCTAACCTCTTCCTTTTCAATGTGTCCTTTAACCATCTCAACGGATCTATCCCTTCGAGCTTACGAGGAATTCCAGCTAGTTCCTTCATCGGTAATTCCCTTTGCGGAGGACCGCTTGCCGCCTGCCCTGGCGACAACTCGAACTTGGTGGCGCCGGCGCTGTCACCGCTGGGCTATACCCACATTTCCAATAAATCCGGAGGCAAAAAGAAACTCTCCGCCGGCGAAATTTCCGGGTTTTCGATTGGCGCGGCCGTCGGCTTCTTGATCCTCCTGCTCCTCCTCACGGTCCTCTGCTTCCGAGCCCGCAAAGAGGGCGAGGCAAAGCCAAAGGAGGTGCGGAAATTGCAGCCCGAAGCGGAGATGGCGTTGAGGGGCAGGCGAGACACTCCAGACAAGAAGACGGAACTGCCGTCAGTGGCGTCTTCGCCTTTGCCAGTCTCGGGAGGGGCAAACGGGGTCGGTCGGAAACTGGTCTTCACCGGGAAGGTTCAGAGGATCTACGACTTGCAGGACTTGCTACGAGCGTCGGCGGAGGTACTTGGGAAAGGGACGAGTGGCACGACGTACAAGGCGATGCTGGAGATGGGGATGGTGGTGGCGGTTAAGCGCCTCAGGGACGTCAGTCTCTCGGAAAAGGAGTTCCGCGAGAGAATGGATGCCATCGGCGCCATGGACCACCCCAACCTGGTCGCCCTTCAGGCCTACTACTACAGCAAAGACGAGAAGCTTTTGGTCTATGAAGTCGTACCCAACGGAAGCCTCTCCTCCCTTCTCCACG GAAACAAAGTGTCTGGTCGCGAGCCTCTCGATTGGGAGACAAGGTTGGAAATTGCGCTCCGCTCAGCCCGCGGCATCGAGTTCATCCACCTGAAAGGCTCCGGCTTCTCCCACGGCAACATTAAGTCGTCCAACATCATCCTCACTAAAACTTACGACGCTTGCGTCTCCGACTTCGGCCTAAGCAGCCTAGGCTCCGTCCCGATGCCCGACCAACGCTCCGTCGGCTACCGAGCGCCGGAGGTCACCGACGTGCGCAAGGTCTCGCAGAAGGCCGACGTCTACAGCTTCGGTGTTCTTCTGATGGAGCTACTCACTGCCAAATCTCCGACGCAGACGCCTCACAGCGACGACAGCGTCGACCTCCCAACATGGGTCCAATCCGTGGCCGCAGTGAACTGGAGAACGGAAGTGTTCGACGTCGAACTGTTGAGAGATGAGAAAGCTGAGGAGGCAATGATGCAGCTGATGCAGCTGGCCGTCGACTGCGCTGCGCTGGTCCCCAACCACCGCCCGTCGATGTCGGAGGTCGTAGCCCGCATTGAAGAGATTCCGTGA